In the genome of Halobacterium noricense, one region contains:
- the cysK gene encoding cysteine synthase A, which translates to MQAHTRLEDGDVVSSVDELVGETPLLRLDAFAQNLLGKVEAANPYSVKDRIAREMLDAAEDAGDLEPGGTVVESTSGNTGIGLASVAAARGYDCVLTMPESMSEERRALLGALGADLELTPADEGMGGANERAAELAAERENAILARQFENPANARAHRRTTGPEIYEDTGGAVDAVVAGVGTGGTITGVGRYLTEDESADVTMVGVEPDASPTLSERSDASHAIQGIGPGFLPDVLDTDVVDEVRSVEDEAAKAAARRVGREAGLLVGISAGAAVAAAAEYAREHPDEVIVAVLPDGGERYLSTDLYEA; encoded by the coding sequence ATGCAGGCGCACACGAGACTCGAAGACGGCGACGTGGTATCGTCCGTCGACGAACTGGTCGGCGAGACGCCGCTGCTCCGACTAGACGCGTTCGCACAGAACCTCCTCGGGAAGGTCGAGGCCGCGAACCCGTATTCGGTGAAAGACCGCATCGCCCGCGAGATGCTGGACGCCGCTGAGGACGCCGGCGACCTCGAACCCGGCGGGACGGTCGTGGAGTCCACGAGCGGGAACACGGGCATCGGGCTGGCGTCGGTCGCGGCCGCCCGGGGCTACGATTGCGTGTTGACGATGCCCGAGTCGATGTCCGAGGAGCGGCGCGCGCTGCTCGGCGCGCTCGGCGCGGACCTCGAACTGACGCCCGCCGACGAGGGGATGGGCGGCGCGAACGAGCGTGCCGCGGAGCTCGCCGCGGAGCGCGAGAACGCGATACTGGCGCGGCAGTTCGAGAACCCCGCGAACGCCCGCGCCCACCGCCGGACCACCGGCCCGGAAATCTACGAAGACACCGGCGGCGCGGTCGACGCGGTCGTCGCCGGCGTCGGCACGGGCGGCACCATCACGGGCGTCGGCCGCTACCTCACCGAGGACGAGAGTGCGGACGTGACGATGGTCGGGGTCGAACCCGACGCGTCGCCGACGCTTTCCGAGCGCAGTGACGCGAGCCACGCCATCCAGGGTATCGGCCCGGGCTTCCTCCCGGACGTACTGGACACGGACGTCGTCGACGAGGTGCGCAGCGTCGAAGACGAGGCGGCGAAGGCGGCGGCGCGGCGGGTCGGCCGCGAGGCCGGCCTGCTCGTCGGCATCTCCGCGGGCGCGGCGGTCGCGGCGGCCGCGGAGTACGCCCGCGAGCACCCCGACGAGGTGATCGTTGCCGTGCTCCCGGACGGCGGCGAACGCTACCTCTCGACGGACCTCTACGAGGCCTGA
- a CDS encoding cupin domain-containing protein: MRKVRLDDLDSRMGPADRNVPLTDALGAANAAFNYYELDAGDSFAYGLHSHENQEEIFHVLAGTVTFETLDVQQSATPDDEPASTEEVEVGAGELVRFGPGEFQRGVNRGDERVRALAIGAPQEAGDTEILRECEDCGETTTQTIELADDHSEIRAVCEACGAVTGRFD, translated from the coding sequence ATGCGAAAAGTCCGCCTCGACGACCTCGACTCCCGGATGGGGCCCGCCGACCGGAACGTCCCGCTGACGGACGCGCTCGGCGCCGCCAACGCCGCGTTCAACTACTACGAACTCGACGCGGGCGACAGCTTCGCGTACGGCCTCCACAGCCACGAGAACCAGGAGGAGATTTTCCACGTGCTCGCCGGCACGGTCACCTTCGAGACGCTCGACGTCCAGCAGTCCGCCACGCCCGACGACGAGCCCGCCAGCACCGAGGAAGTGGAAGTCGGCGCGGGCGAACTCGTGCGCTTCGGCCCCGGCGAGTTCCAGCGCGGCGTCAACCGCGGCGACGAGCGCGTCCGCGCGCTCGCCATCGGCGCGCCACAGGAGGCCGGCGACACCGAGATTCTCCGCGAGTGCGAGGACTGCGGCGAGACCACCACCCAGACAATCGAACTCGCCGACGACCACTCCGAGATTCGCGCCGTCTGCGAGGCCTGCGGCGCGGTCACCGGGCGCTTCGACTGA
- a CDS encoding 4Fe-4S dicluster domain-containing protein, with translation MAIDPQFHENREQVDTHKGHDVWGPVDEPEKLGIHGTHVAVDFDICLADGACLEDCPVDVFEWVDTPGHPESERKADPANESQCIDCMLCVDVCPVDAIDVDPSR, from the coding sequence ATGGCAATCGACCCGCAGTTCCACGAGAACCGCGAGCAGGTGGACACGCACAAGGGCCACGACGTCTGGGGGCCGGTCGACGAACCGGAGAAACTCGGGATTCACGGCACGCACGTCGCCGTCGACTTCGACATCTGTCTGGCGGACGGCGCCTGTCTGGAGGACTGCCCGGTGGACGTCTTCGAGTGGGTGGACACGCCCGGCCACCCCGAGTCCGAGCGGAAAGCCGACCCCGCCAACGAATCCCAGTGCATCGACTGCATGCTCTGCGTGGACGTCTGTCCGGTGGACGCAATCGACGTCGACCCGAGCCGTTAA
- a CDS encoding type 1 glutamine amidotransferase: MNRPRVALLNAAHDPTDTTRNFRRELDAELVEFHAADGDLPDSHDYDGVPGSDATGGSSNERCEFDGVVVTGSRSSVYWDEDWIDPLVAYVADCHDAGVPVLGVCFGHQVVAAALGGRVDDMGEYEIGYRRVERVADDPLFDGIDETFTAFTTHSDAVVDLPPGAQLLAENDYGVHAFRLGESVGVQFHPEYDTETAADVTTRKDDLGDERKQDVLDGITPENYAAACEAKQLFANFTQSLVRPKAAD, from the coding sequence ATGAACCGGCCACGCGTCGCGTTGCTGAACGCGGCCCACGACCCGACCGACACCACGCGGAACTTCCGCCGCGAACTCGACGCGGAGCTCGTGGAGTTCCACGCCGCCGACGGCGACCTCCCCGACAGCCACGATTACGACGGAGTCCCCGGGAGCGACGCGACCGGGGGCTCGTCGAACGAGCGATGCGAGTTCGACGGCGTCGTCGTCACGGGGTCGCGGTCGTCGGTGTACTGGGACGAGGACTGGATCGACCCGCTCGTGGCGTACGTCGCGGACTGCCACGACGCGGGCGTCCCCGTCCTCGGGGTCTGTTTCGGCCACCAGGTCGTCGCGGCGGCGCTCGGCGGTCGTGTCGACGACATGGGCGAGTACGAAATCGGCTACCGGCGCGTCGAGCGCGTCGCCGACGACCCGCTGTTCGACGGCATCGACGAGACGTTCACCGCGTTCACCACGCACTCGGACGCGGTCGTGGACCTGCCGCCGGGCGCGCAGTTGCTCGCGGAGAACGACTACGGCGTCCACGCGTTCCGGCTCGGCGAGTCGGTGGGCGTCCAGTTCCACCCCGAGTACGACACCGAGACCGCCGCGGACGTCACCACGCGGAAGGACGACCTCGGCGACGAGCGCAAACAGGACGTGCTGGACGGCATCACGCCCGAGAACTACGCGGCGGCCTGCGAGGCCAAGCAGCTGTTTGCGAACTTCACGCAGTCGCTGGTCCGGCCGAAGGCCGCAGACTGA
- a CDS encoding thiol-disulfide oxidoreductase DCC family protein produces MSEHPPRLVFDDDCGFCTWCVHFAERHGDVEIVGFSELSPDQLARLPADYERSAHLLTDDAVYSGGAAIEHTLAHDFSALAPVFAVLREVPGYENLREHLYRWGANNRDLLGKIVRDEPPARQ; encoded by the coding sequence ATGTCCGAGCATCCGCCGCGGCTGGTCTTCGACGACGACTGCGGGTTCTGCACGTGGTGTGTGCACTTCGCCGAGCGCCACGGCGACGTCGAAATCGTGGGGTTCTCCGAGCTCTCCCCCGACCAACTCGCGCGGCTCCCCGCCGACTACGAGCGCTCCGCGCACCTGCTCACCGACGACGCCGTCTACTCCGGGGGTGCCGCCATCGAGCACACGCTCGCGCACGACTTCTCGGCGCTCGCGCCCGTCTTCGCGGTGCTGCGCGAGGTGCCGGGCTACGAAAACCTCCGCGAGCACCTCTACCGCTGGGGCGCGAACAACCGCGACCTCCTCGGGAAAATCGTCCGCGACGAGCCGCCCGCCCGCCAGTAG
- a CDS encoding HD domain-containing protein has product MRAIKDSVHDWVEVDGVAEALLDTPPVQRLRHIKQLSTIRLVYPSANHTRFEHSLGVYHLADRALANLDVTGARADTVRAAALLHDVGHGPYGHQTEGIIQRHLGRHHDDVAHLLVDGDIGAVLRDHGLDPDRVAATVRGDGKLGQLVAGELDVDRMDYLVRDAHHSGVPYGTIDYGRLLRALTFRGDDLVLAEGNVATAESLLVGRALMNATVYRHHVSRIAGSMLDRAGERLLDTAAIDPESFARMTDAELLGALREHDATADAARRITERDLYKRAVWAERGDVPGDVVDADYAAVREFEREIADTAGVPDSEVVVDNPGHPSMPESSVRVVVGDDVRPLDQQSPLVQGLQESQRVQWRFGVYAPDEHVPEVAAAAEHVLGLDGVGDTSEQ; this is encoded by the coding sequence ATGCGCGCCATCAAGGACAGCGTTCACGACTGGGTGGAGGTCGACGGCGTCGCCGAAGCCCTGCTGGACACGCCGCCCGTCCAGCGCCTGCGCCACATCAAGCAGCTCTCGACGATTCGGCTGGTCTACCCCTCGGCGAACCACACGCGCTTCGAGCACTCGCTGGGCGTCTACCACCTCGCCGACCGCGCGCTCGCCAACCTCGACGTCACCGGCGCGCGCGCCGACACCGTCCGCGCCGCCGCGCTCCTCCACGACGTCGGCCACGGTCCCTACGGCCACCAGACCGAGGGCATCATTCAGCGCCACCTCGGCCGCCACCACGACGACGTCGCCCACCTCCTCGTGGACGGCGATATTGGGGCTGTGCTCCGCGACCACGGCCTCGACCCCGACCGGGTCGCCGCGACCGTCCGCGGCGACGGCAAACTCGGCCAGCTCGTCGCGGGCGAACTGGACGTGGACCGGATGGACTACCTCGTGCGGGACGCCCACCACTCCGGCGTCCCCTACGGCACCATCGACTACGGCCGGCTGCTGCGCGCGCTCACCTTCCGCGGCGACGACCTCGTGCTCGCGGAAGGCAACGTCGCGACCGCCGAATCCCTGCTGGTCGGGCGCGCGCTGATGAACGCGACCGTCTACCGCCACCACGTCTCCCGCATCGCGGGGTCGATGCTCGATCGCGCGGGCGAACGCCTCCTCGACACTGCCGCCATCGACCCCGAGTCGTTCGCGCGCATGACCGACGCCGAACTCCTCGGCGCGCTCCGCGAGCACGACGCCACCGCCGACGCCGCCCGCCGCATCACCGAGCGCGACCTCTACAAGCGCGCCGTCTGGGCCGAACGCGGCGACGTCCCCGGCGACGTCGTGGACGCCGACTACGCGGCCGTCCGTGAGTTCGAGCGCGAGATTGCCGACACCGCCGGCGTCCCCGACAGCGAGGTCGTCGTGGACAACCCCGGCCACCCGTCGATGCCCGAATCCTCCGTGCGCGTCGTCGTCGGGGACGACGTCCGCCCGCTCGACCAGCAGTCCCCGCTCGTGCAGGGCTTACAGGAATCCCAGCGCGTGCAGTGGCGCTTCGGCGTCTACGCGCCCGACGAGCACGTCCCCGAAGTCGCCGCCGCCGCCGAGCACGTGCTCGGCCTCGACGGCGTCGGCGACACGTCAGAACAGTAG